The segment GACGTTCCCTCGACCCACTCCCCTCCGATGAACAGTCGTGGCGTCCACTCGAGATACTCGGCTTCGGCTCGCTCGTGGCGCTCTAAGACGTCGGATTTCGTCTCGCGTACTGATTTGTCCGAGGACATACCCCACGCTATACAGTATACTTACAAATATCTTATCCCGGCCGTCGGATCGACTGCCGCGAGATCGACCGAGTGACACGCCACCCGTTTCCACTTCCTTTCAGCGCCGTCGCGAACCGTCTCCCAGAGAGTCACCGGGGTTCCGGTGGTCAGACGATTCCGGGCGATCACCGATAGATGGGATACACCGTACAGAGCGAGTCGACTTCTTCGGCTACCGTCGCCGCCAGCTCCTCGTCGTCGGGAGTATCGAGCAACTCGACGATGTGCGTCGCGACGGTTTCGATCTCGTCTCGTCCGAATCCACGAGTCGTCACGGCGGCGGTCCCGATCCGAATACCGCTCGTGACGAACGGCGAGCGCGATTCGCCCGGGACGGTGTTCTTGTTGACCGTGATCCCGACCGACTCGAGGGCGGTTTCGGCCTCCTCTCCGGTCAGGTTCGGGTGGGAATCGCGCAGGTCGACGAGGAGCAGGTGCTTGTCGGTTCCACCGCTTACGACGGAAAGACCGTGTTCGACGAACACGTCGGCCATCGCCTTCGCGTTCGCGACGACCCGTTCTGCGTATCGCTCGAACGCCGGCTCCGTGGCCTCTCCGAACCCGACCGCTTTTCCCGCGATGTTGTGCATGAGCGGCCCGCCCTGTCCACCGGGGAAGATCGCCCTGTCGATTTCCTCTCCGTACGCATCGCTCGTCATGATGAATCCGCCCCGGCCCGCCCGGATCGTCTTGTGCGTGCTTCCGGTGACGAAATCCGCAACGCCGACGGGGTTGTCGTGGACTCCGGCGGCGATCAGGCCGGTGACGTGAGCGATATCCGCCATATGGTAGGCGTCGACCGCGTCGGCGATCGCCGCGATCCGATCGAACTCGAATTCGCGCGGATACGCCGAGGAACCACTGACGATCAGCGCTGGATCGCACTCCTCGGCCAGGGTCGCGAGCTCGTCGTAGTCGATGTATCCCGTCTCGGGATCGACGCCGTACTGCGTGACGTCGTAGAGCTGACCGGAGAAGTTGACGTGATGGCCGTGCGAGAGGTGACCGCCGTGGTTCAGGTCGAGTGAAAGGATTCGATCACCCGGCTCCAACGTCGCGAAGTAGACGCCCATGTTCGCCTGCGTACCGCTGTGGGGCTGGACGTTGACGTGCTCCGCACCGAACAGGGTTTTCGCCCGATCGATCGCGAGCTGCTCGACCCGGTCGACGTGTTCACACCCGCCGTAGTACCTCGCACCGGGATACCCTTCGGCGTACTTGTTCGTGAGGACGCTCCCCTGTGCCTCGAGAACGGCCTCGGAAACGTGGTTTTCGGAGGCGATCAACTCGAGGGTGTTCTCTTGGCGCCTGCGTTCGTTTCGAATCGCGTCGAAGACTTCCGGATCCGTCGCTGTAAGCGCATCGCTATCCACCATGATGGTAGTCGATGACGTGACACGACAAATATCTTGCGCTGACCGTTTCCGCCAGCCGTCCCACAGAAATCCCTCCAGCTGTCCCACGGACGTTTCTCCGATTGGTCCTCAGAATTCGGTCGCACGCGTGGAGACCAGAACCCATATGTCCCGTTCAACTGTACTGATTCTCGATGCCTCGAATCATCTCGACCGACGACGCACCGGCCGCGGTCGGCGCGTACAGTCAGGGAACGACGAACGGCCAGCTCGTGTTCACGGCGGGTCAGATACCGGCGACGCCCGACGGCGAGATTCTGGCCGATGAACCGATCGGAACGCAGACCGAACGATCACTCGAGAACGTCGAAGCCGTTCTCGAGGCGGAAGGGGTCGGACTCGAGAACGTCCTCAAAGTCACCGTCTTTCTCGACGATATCGACGATTTCGAGGAGATGAACGACGTCTACAGCGAGTACTTCGAGTCCGATCCACCGGCTCGAAGCGCACTCGAGGTTGCAAACCTGCCGAAAGGAGTCGGAATCGAAATCGAAGCGATCGCAGCACACGAGTAACGAAGATTCGCGTTTCGGGCGCGAGAACGCCTTTCGGCCGCGATTGTCGTCGTTTTACGGAATCACTCCAGAGCGCTCAGATCGTGTGAATCGCGCCGCCGCCGATGTCGAGTGCGGCCTCCTCGATTCCTTCGGAAAGCGTTGGATGGGCGTACACCGCCGCGGTGAGTTCGGAGACGGTGAGCTCGTTCGCGACTGCGAGGCCGATGGTCGCGACGAGTTCCGAGGCTTCCGGGCCGACGATCTGGCCGCCGAGGATTCGTTCGGACGAGTTATCCGCGACTATCCGGATGAAGCCGTCGCCGGCGTTCGACGTCAGGGCACGGCCGTTCGCCCGGAACGGGAACGTACCCGTTACGGGATCGTGGCCTCGATCGGCGGCGGCCGCTCCCGTGAGTCCGACGGTCGCGATCTCCGGATCGGTAAAGACGACGGACGGAATCGCGGCCGCCGCTCCGATCGGCTCGCCGGTCGCGATCGACTCGACGACCAGCGTCCCCTCTTCGCTCGCTGCGTGTGCGAGCAACGGTTCGCCGGCGACGTCTCCGATCGCGAACACGCGGTCGTTCGACGTCTCGAAGCGATTCGGCCCCTCGACGAATCCGTTCGAATCGAGATCGATACCCGCGTTCTCGAGGGCCAGCGAGTCGGTGACGGGTTCGCGACCGACGGCAACCAACACGGCGTCACCGGCGATCGAGTCGGCTCCGTCGTCCGGCGGTCCGTCTCCGATCGTATCGAGATCCACCCGGACGGAGCCGTCCTGGCGCTGGGTCCAGCCCGCCGCGGCTCGTTCGAACACGAAGTCGATTCCGAGGTCAGCCGCGTTGCGCTCGACCGGCTCGGTCAGCTCCTCGTCGTATCTGGGCAACATTCCCTCGAGCGCTTCGACGACGGTCACGTCCACGCCGAGTTTCGCAACGGCCATCGAGAGCTCCATTCCGATGTAGCCCGCCCCGACCACGACGAGTCGATCCGGCAGCTCGGCGAGTTCGAGTGCCTGTTTGGCGTCCAGTATCGGCTCGTCTTCGTAGGAAAAGCCCGGTAGCTCGATCGCACGACTTCCCGTCGCGACGATCGCCCGGTCGAAGCGGATCCGCTCGTCGTCGCCGTCCGCTCCAGCGACCGAGACGGATTTCTCGTCCTCGAACGTCGCCTCGCCCTCGAGGAGCGTGACGTCGTTTCGATCACAGAGCATCTCGACGCCTTTGGTCAGTCGACGGACGTTTCGGTCCTTCCACCGACGGATCTCCGTGACGTCCACGCTGACGTCGGCGTGGACGCCGATCCGGTCGGCCTCTCGAGCGGTGTTCGCGACGTCGGCCGCGTGAATAATCGCCTTCGAGGGGATACAGCCGTGATTGAGACAGGTTCCCCCGGCGCTGTTTCGCTCGACGAGCGTCACGTCGAGGCCCAGTTGTCCGGCTCGAATCGCGGCGACGTAGCCGGCCGGCCCAGCGCCGATAACGAGCAGTTCCGTCTCGGTCGTCGGTGTCGTACTGTTCGGTGTCATACTATCGTTCGGTTACTCATCCGTCTCGATCGGATGGTCGGAGAGCCACCGTGTCGAAGGTTCCAGGACAACGGGTTTCGTTCCCCGAGGTTCCCGGGATAACGGGTTGTGGCTCTCGGACAACCCGTTGCGTGTTCGTCCGGCGATTCGACGAGCGGTGACCGTCTCGAAACGGTCTCGTAGGGACTGTTGCAAATCGTTTCCGGAGAAACCACGGACGAGTCGTGGCTTCACCGGTAAACCGTAACAACGTTCCCGATCAGCTATCGTCCAGT is part of the Natrarchaeobius halalkaliphilus genome and harbors:
- a CDS encoding Rid family detoxifying hydrolase, giving the protein MPRIISTDDAPAAVGAYSQGTTNGQLVFTAGQIPATPDGEILADEPIGTQTERSLENVEAVLEAEGVGLENVLKVTVFLDDIDDFEEMNDVYSEYFESDPPARSALEVANLPKGVGIEIEAIAAHE
- the lpdA gene encoding dihydrolipoyl dehydrogenase translates to MTPNSTTPTTETELLVIGAGPAGYVAAIRAGQLGLDVTLVERNSAGGTCLNHGCIPSKAIIHAADVANTAREADRIGVHADVSVDVTEIRRWKDRNVRRLTKGVEMLCDRNDVTLLEGEATFEDEKSVSVAGADGDDERIRFDRAIVATGSRAIELPGFSYEDEPILDAKQALELAELPDRLVVVGAGYIGMELSMAVAKLGVDVTVVEALEGMLPRYDEELTEPVERNAADLGIDFVFERAAAGWTQRQDGSVRVDLDTIGDGPPDDGADSIAGDAVLVAVGREPVTDSLALENAGIDLDSNGFVEGPNRFETSNDRVFAIGDVAGEPLLAHAASEEGTLVVESIATGEPIGAAAAIPSVVFTDPEIATVGLTGAAAADRGHDPVTGTFPFRANGRALTSNAGDGFIRIVADNSSERILGGQIVGPEASELVATIGLAVANELTVSELTAAVYAHPTLSEGIEEAALDIGGGAIHTI
- the glyA gene encoding serine hydroxymethyltransferase translates to MVDSDALTATDPEVFDAIRNERRRQENTLELIASENHVSEAVLEAQGSVLTNKYAEGYPGARYYGGCEHVDRVEQLAIDRAKTLFGAEHVNVQPHSGTQANMGVYFATLEPGDRILSLDLNHGGHLSHGHHVNFSGQLYDVTQYGVDPETGYIDYDELATLAEECDPALIVSGSSAYPREFEFDRIAAIADAVDAYHMADIAHVTGLIAAGVHDNPVGVADFVTGSTHKTIRAGRGGFIMTSDAYGEEIDRAIFPGGQGGPLMHNIAGKAVGFGEATEPAFERYAERVVANAKAMADVFVEHGLSVVSGGTDKHLLLVDLRDSHPNLTGEEAETALESVGITVNKNTVPGESRSPFVTSGIRIGTAAVTTRGFGRDEIETVATHIVELLDTPDDEELAATVAEEVDSLCTVYPIYR